A region from the Clostridia bacterium genome encodes:
- a CDS encoding single-stranded DNA-binding protein: MNYPENIANKVFLAGKIVTEPVFSHEIYGEGFHEMMIEVPRLSEQKDILPITVSERLLIDRLLKVGDYTALMGQFRSYNKLVDGKSRLMLTVFVRELLDWTSECNPNVAELGGFICKPPVYRTTPFKREICDLLIAVNRAYNKSDYIPCIAWGRNARFVKNIRIGEKVMISGRIQSREYQKKLDDGTVETKTAYEVSINKISVNPAEMNSKAFFESSFRFDDSADIQNSNK; the protein is encoded by the coding sequence ATGAATTACCCCGAGAATATAGCCAATAAGGTTTTTTTGGCTGGGAAAATTGTTACCGAACCGGTATTTTCGCATGAGATTTATGGCGAAGGTTTTCACGAAATGATGATAGAGGTACCGCGTCTATCAGAGCAAAAGGACATTTTGCCCATTACGGTCAGTGAAAGGCTTCTAATAGATCGTCTGCTTAAAGTTGGAGATTATACTGCGCTAATGGGTCAATTTAGAAGCTATAACAAACTGGTTGACGGCAAAAGCCGACTTATGCTTACAGTGTTTGTTAGAGAGCTTTTGGATTGGACTTCTGAATGCAATCCAAATGTAGCAGAACTTGGAGGTTTTATATGCAAACCTCCTGTATACAGAACAACACCTTTTAAGCGTGAAATATGCGATTTATTAATTGCAGTTAATCGTGCGTACAATAAGTCCGATTACATACCGTGCATTGCATGGGGCAGAAACGCTAGATTTGTAAAGAATATTAGAATCGGAGAAAAAGTAATGATTTCAGGGCGTATACAAAGCCGTGAATATCAAAAAAAGCTTGACGATGGTACGGTAGAAACCAAAACCGCGTATGAAGTTTCTATTAACAAAATAAGCGTCAATCCAGCTGAAATGAATTCCAAAGCATTTTTTGAATCGTCATTCAGATTTGATGATTCTGCGGATATTCAAAATAGCAATAAATAA
- a CDS encoding polysaccharide deacetylase family protein: MGSGNVFLNNTTERKLPIYSVETNEKKLAISFDAAWGADKTDELIDILKENDIKATFFLVGFWAERYPDKVQKIDQNGFEIGTHSNTHPKMTDLSQTKMQLELETSCNIIQNITGKRPRIFRPPFGAYNNKLIETAAGLDLKTIQWDVDSLDWKDNSAQSIAERVIAKAKNGSIILMHNNGEKTPQALRLIILGLKNKGFEFVCVGELIYWDNYYIDHTGRQIKII; encoded by the coding sequence GTGGGATCGGGTAATGTATTTTTGAATAATACGACCGAAAGAAAATTGCCTATATACAGTGTGGAAACAAATGAAAAAAAACTTGCCATATCTTTTGATGCGGCATGGGGCGCAGATAAAACAGACGAACTTATTGACATTTTAAAAGAAAATGACATAAAAGCTACATTCTTTTTGGTAGGGTTTTGGGCTGAAAGGTACCCTGACAAGGTGCAAAAAATAGACCAAAATGGATTTGAAATAGGAACTCATTCTAACACCCATCCAAAGATGACTGACCTTAGTCAGACAAAAATGCAGCTTGAGCTTGAAACGTCTTGTAATATTATACAGAATATTACAGGCAAAAGACCAAGAATCTTTAGGCCGCCTTTTGGAGCGTATAATAATAAGCTGATAGAAACTGCGGCAGGATTAGACTTAAAAACAATTCAATGGGATGTAGATTCTTTGGATTGGAAAGATAACTCTGCACAGAGTATTGCAGAAAGGGTTATCGCAAAAGCAAAAAATGGCTCAATAATATTAATGCATAATAATGGTGAAAAAACACCGCAGGCATTAAGGCTGATTATTCTTGGTTTAAAGAACAAGGGATTTGAATTCGTATGTGTAGGTGAGCTGATATATTGGGACAATTATTACATTGACCATACGGGAAGACAAATAAAAATCATTTGA